The following coding sequences are from one Haloarcula taiwanensis window:
- a CDS encoding penicillin amidase, whose amino-acid sequence MPAQHQHSWQHLSRRTLLKTGAAVTGMAGIGAIETELAYAQEDDATVTIRRDDYGVPHVYARDADSRAPAFYGFGYATAADRLYQLELYRRYYHGTVAAVLGAGDEDTDWVQFDIEARRNTAGEPSLDEQAAEQLTADQRAVLQAFTDGINRYITEVRESEELQFHQAFQEHGFEPEEFTTTDAAGMFVASMAYFSGFQLETLGATVLDTLTQETGSEQRAMELFEDLQWGDDPGCPTSTVQPSDIYSPPYTDVGAEPTPNVTEGQETDRVTRGASGSSVLPSNLVTGGEYTPPADPEGMHEGEMERMRTIASGLDRLGLPIKYGSNALAVQGDITASGDALLMGGPQMGFNTPSIMYEASLHGPDFDIAGVTVAGYPFIMFGHNRNGALTSTAGIDNCIQMFTESITTNSSGPDTYSFQGEEYEVETAEQTITVADGEDVTYTERFTRHGVVTQWDPDNGEALAQTKSYAGRHMNCWRAFYECQFATDAEEFRESAQRCDYALNFMWADKDGDIAYVHLGRYPDSEAVDWDTRLPADGTQYELTASDYLRAADGDVPYAINPEPGYSAQWNNKPAPAWNNGDLSYSWSTDHRVQRIINLVEQRLAQEGTVDYDFLKTVVYDISFTDLRSIRYRDHLLDALADVDLSDTEQQARDELASWDHFAQADGEDNEGRHSPGYTIWDATFPYILDEVFSETFGSAYGPASFFLGYDYGRGTLMRVLNPAETALTTQAEYADGDITDALVSAFRTAVGELAEQYDGAPKTWRREAALHEFDNLALFGMPIGATSAGNTALMNRGTENHVVRLSDDPEAENILPPGNDGYVAPDGTTGEHYADQLAMFENFEYKQLLFADAAIESATTESRTLALPANSTGAAIGNTPTPDGTETDEGTAASGATTTDETESADTATGTPPVTDASGPGFTTLTGATAVLGTALAWLYRQTDTTR is encoded by the coding sequence ATGCCAGCACAGCACCAGCACTCGTGGCAGCACCTCTCGCGACGAACGCTTCTGAAGACAGGCGCTGCGGTTACCGGCATGGCTGGAATCGGTGCCATCGAGACGGAGTTAGCCTACGCGCAAGAAGACGATGCCACGGTCACGATACGACGAGACGACTATGGCGTCCCACATGTTTACGCCCGCGACGCCGACAGCCGCGCACCGGCGTTCTACGGATTCGGATACGCAACGGCGGCAGACCGGCTTTATCAGCTCGAACTGTACCGGCGGTACTATCACGGGACTGTCGCGGCGGTCCTCGGTGCGGGCGACGAGGACACCGACTGGGTCCAGTTCGATATCGAGGCGCGGCGCAACACCGCCGGCGAGCCGTCACTGGACGAGCAGGCCGCTGAACAGTTGACGGCGGACCAGCGAGCGGTCCTGCAGGCGTTTACAGATGGTATCAACCGATACATTACCGAAGTCCGTGAAAGCGAGGAACTGCAATTCCATCAGGCCTTTCAGGAGCACGGGTTCGAGCCCGAGGAGTTTACCACGACGGACGCTGCCGGGATGTTCGTCGCCAGTATGGCGTATTTCAGCGGCTTCCAGCTCGAAACACTCGGTGCGACAGTTCTCGACACGCTCACGCAGGAAACTGGTAGCGAACAGCGTGCGATGGAGCTATTCGAGGACCTGCAATGGGGCGACGACCCCGGTTGCCCGACCTCGACGGTCCAGCCATCGGATATCTACTCTCCTCCCTATACCGACGTGGGTGCGGAGCCAACACCCAACGTGACTGAGGGACAGGAGACAGACAGGGTGACACGTGGGGCAAGCGGTTCGTCTGTGCTGCCGAGCAATCTGGTGACTGGTGGGGAGTACACGCCGCCAGCTGACCCCGAAGGGATGCACGAAGGCGAAATGGAGCGGATGCGAACGATTGCGTCCGGACTCGACAGGCTTGGCCTCCCGATCAAGTACGGCAGCAACGCTCTCGCTGTCCAGGGTGACATCACGGCCAGCGGCGATGCGCTACTGATGGGCGGGCCACAGATGGGGTTCAACACGCCCTCGATAATGTACGAGGCGAGCCTGCACGGCCCGGACTTCGACATCGCCGGTGTCACTGTTGCGGGGTATCCCTTCATCATGTTCGGACACAACCGCAACGGGGCACTGACCTCGACTGCCGGAATCGATAACTGCATCCAGATGTTCACGGAGTCGATCACGACCAACTCGTCGGGGCCGGACACGTACTCCTTTCAGGGCGAGGAGTACGAGGTCGAAACGGCCGAACAGACAATCACCGTCGCTGACGGCGAGGACGTGACGTATACTGAACGGTTCACTCGCCACGGTGTCGTGACCCAGTGGGACCCTGACAACGGGGAAGCACTGGCACAGACGAAGTCATACGCCGGCCGGCATATGAACTGCTGGCGGGCCTTCTATGAGTGTCAGTTCGCGACGGACGCCGAGGAGTTCCGGGAATCAGCCCAGCGGTGTGACTATGCGTTGAACTTCATGTGGGCCGACAAAGACGGTGACATCGCGTATGTCCATCTCGGTCGGTACCCGGACAGCGAAGCGGTCGACTGGGACACTCGGTTGCCAGCAGATGGAACACAGTACGAACTCACGGCGTCGGACTACCTGCGCGCGGCTGACGGTGACGTGCCCTACGCAATCAACCCCGAGCCGGGGTACTCGGCACAGTGGAACAACAAACCCGCGCCTGCGTGGAACAACGGCGACCTGAGCTACTCGTGGTCGACCGACCACCGTGTGCAACGGATCATCAATCTAGTTGAGCAGCGGTTAGCACAGGAGGGAACAGTTGATTACGACTTCCTGAAGACTGTCGTCTACGATATCTCCTTCACCGACCTGCGTTCGATTCGGTATAGAGACCATTTGCTGGATGCGCTTGCGGACGTAGACCTCTCCGACACCGAACAGCAAGCACGCGACGAACTGGCCTCGTGGGACCACTTCGCACAGGCCGACGGCGAAGACAACGAGGGACGCCACTCTCCCGGGTACACCATCTGGGATGCGACGTTCCCGTACATTCTGGACGAGGTTTTCAGCGAGACGTTCGGGAGTGCCTACGGCCCGGCATCGTTCTTCCTCGGCTACGACTACGGTCGCGGCACCCTGATGCGGGTCCTCAACCCGGCGGAGACAGCACTGACGACGCAGGCAGAGTACGCGGATGGAGATATTACCGACGCGCTGGTCAGCGCGTTCCGGACGGCCGTGGGCGAACTCGCCGAGCAATACGACGGGGCCCCAAAGACCTGGCGTCGTGAGGCAGCACTCCATGAGTTCGACAATCTCGCGCTGTTCGGGATGCCTATCGGTGCCACATCCGCGGGGAACACGGCGCTGATGAACCGCGGAACTGAGAACCACGTCGTCCGGCTCAGTGACGACCCGGAGGCAGAGAACATCCTCCCGCCCGGGAACGACGGCTACGTCGCACCAGACGGCACCACTGGCGAGCATTATGCCGACCAGCTGGCGATGTTCGAGAATTTCGAGTACAAACAGCTGTTGTTCGCCGACGCAGCTATTGAGTCCGCCACAACCGAGTCCCGAACGCTGGCGCTGCCGGCAAACTCAACTGGCGCTGCTATCGGTAACACGCCGACGCCGGACGGCACCGAGACAGACGAGGGTACTGCGGCGAGCGGCGCAACGACTACCGATGAGACGGAGAGCGCGGACACAGCAACGGGGACGCCTCCTGTGACGGACGCCAGTGGACCCGGCTTCACGACACTGACTGGGGCGACAGCGGTACTCGGGACGGCGCTGGCGTGGCTGTACAGACAAACCGACACCACCAGATAG
- a CDS encoding glyoxalase produces the protein MSVDPPIRVDHIGIAVEHIADAEPFLFALGCRKLVEESVEGRFRWAQYDFNQDASRLELIAPEAPDTFLTSYLDDYGPGLHHITLEVAAVDAVKAVLERNGYSVVEYHEYQDWTEAFVPPSNPTGALVQLFEYHDSYDADRPPAEKLYVDGSRLDG, from the coding sequence ATGTCTGTGGACCCGCCGATCCGTGTCGACCACATCGGGATCGCTGTCGAGCATATCGCCGACGCTGAGCCGTTCCTGTTCGCACTCGGCTGCCGGAAACTCGTCGAAGAGTCCGTCGAAGGGCGGTTTCGCTGGGCGCAGTACGACTTCAATCAAGACGCGTCGCGGCTCGAACTTATCGCACCCGAGGCACCGGACACGTTCCTCACGTCGTACCTCGACGACTACGGGCCGGGATTGCACCACATCACGCTCGAAGTGGCTGCTGTTGACGCGGTGAAAGCAGTACTGGAGCGCAACGGATACAGTGTCGTCGAATACCATGAATATCAGGACTGGACCGAGGCGTTTGTGCCACCATCGAACCCGACCGGAGCGCTCGTTCAGCTGTTCGAGTATCACGATAGTTACGACGCTGACCGGCCACCTGCCGAGAAGCTCTACGTCGATGGGAGCCGACTCGATGGCTGA
- a CDS encoding ethyl tert-butyl ether degradation protein EthD: protein MTKIVDLLVRRDGYTHEEFADRWQGDHSELAKDLPGLQRYVTSVPTDPERAAYDGVLELYFEDMDALSAAFDSDLAETVQADAAEFIDLDAGPRLIVEETVQLDERDD, encoded by the coding sequence ATGACAAAAATTGTCGACTTACTCGTCCGGAGAGATGGGTACACTCACGAGGAGTTCGCCGACCGATGGCAAGGGGACCACTCGGAGTTAGCAAAGGACCTGCCAGGGCTGCAACGCTACGTGACGTCTGTCCCAACGGACCCAGAGCGTGCAGCCTACGACGGCGTGCTGGAGCTGTATTTCGAGGACATGGACGCACTCAGCGCTGCGTTCGATTCAGACCTTGCCGAGACGGTTCAGGCTGACGCGGCCGAGTTTATCGATCTGGACGCAGGCCCACGGCTTATCGTCGAGGAAACGGTCCAGCTCGACGAAAGAGACGACTGA
- a CDS encoding transcriptional regulator, whose amino-acid sequence MAIPPAVNRPVGTIERAIEIMEYLKRHDTATVSEMTEHLGCAKSTTHRYMKTLAANSLLVEDDNEYQLGIRFLDYGEVARNKYRLYDEAKPRVDELAEETEEKIWCAVEEHGRSVHIYGAQGKHSVQTYARVGHRNYLHQHAAGKAILAHLPDSQITETIDRHGLPGRTPQTITDRDELWAEIETIRDRGYAFNFQESVEGLHAVGAPITDENDIAIGAISVSGPASRLEGAILRDELPTLLLGVVNEIGINMAHP is encoded by the coding sequence ATGGCAATCCCACCCGCTGTCAACAGGCCGGTCGGAACAATCGAGCGAGCAATCGAGATTATGGAGTATCTCAAGAGACACGACACGGCCACGGTGTCGGAGATGACAGAGCACCTCGGCTGTGCGAAGAGTACGACGCACAGATACATGAAGACACTCGCGGCCAATAGCCTCCTCGTCGAGGACGACAACGAGTATCAGCTCGGCATCCGCTTTCTGGACTACGGCGAAGTGGCACGGAACAAGTACCGTCTCTACGACGAGGCAAAGCCGAGAGTCGACGAACTCGCGGAGGAGACCGAGGAGAAAATCTGGTGTGCAGTCGAAGAGCACGGCCGCAGCGTCCACATCTACGGCGCTCAGGGCAAACACTCGGTACAGACGTACGCCCGGGTTGGCCATCGGAACTATCTCCACCAGCACGCTGCGGGGAAAGCCATACTGGCACACCTTCCGGATAGCCAGATCACAGAGACCATCGACAGGCATGGGTTGCCCGGCCGGACGCCACAGACCATCACCGACCGGGACGAACTCTGGGCGGAAATCGAGACCATCCGTGACCGCGGATACGCGTTCAACTTTCAGGAATCGGTGGAGGGACTGCACGCGGTCGGGGCCCCGATTACGGATGAAAACGACATTGCCATCGGAGCAATCAGTGTTTCCGGCCCGGCAAGCCGGCTTGAGGGGGCCATTCTCCGGGACGAACTGCCGACGCTGCTACTGGGCGTCGTCAACGAGATCGGGATCAATATGGCCCATCCGTGA
- a CDS encoding 3-hydroxybutyryl-CoA dehydratase has translation MTDLADAAADCETVSVSVGDRVENVATVELHRPEARNALNTQLRSEFKQVFDAIPDSDVRAVVLTGAADTGAFVAGADVTELRERDMLEQREASKRPRVYEYVDECPMPVIARINGHALGGGCELIQAADIRIAHTDAKFGQPEINLGIMPGGGGTQRLPRLVGEGHAMRLILTGDLIDATEAADIGLVDEVHDDDVFDERVYEIAASIAEKSPAALELAKKAVRASSRMDLEAGIEYEAELFAQLFATGDKDEGIDAFLEDREPEWASE, from the coding sequence ATGACGGACCTCGCTGACGCCGCGGCGGACTGTGAAACGGTTTCGGTGAGCGTCGGTGACCGCGTCGAGAATGTCGCCACCGTCGAGTTACACCGGCCGGAGGCTCGAAACGCGCTCAATACCCAGTTGCGGTCGGAGTTCAAACAGGTCTTCGACGCAATCCCGGACAGCGATGTCCGTGCTGTCGTGTTGACTGGCGCGGCAGACACCGGCGCATTCGTTGCGGGTGCGGACGTGACGGAACTCCGCGAGCGGGATATGCTAGAGCAACGGGAGGCGAGCAAGCGACCCCGGGTCTACGAATACGTCGACGAATGCCCGATGCCGGTCATCGCCCGCATCAACGGGCACGCGCTCGGCGGCGGCTGTGAGCTGATTCAGGCTGCTGATATCCGGATTGCGCATACGGACGCGAAGTTCGGCCAGCCGGAAATCAACCTCGGCATCATGCCCGGCGGCGGCGGGACACAGCGACTGCCGCGTCTGGTTGGCGAAGGCCACGCTATGCGGCTTATCCTTACCGGCGACCTCATCGACGCAACAGAGGCCGCCGACATCGGCCTCGTCGACGAGGTCCACGACGACGACGTCTTCGATGAGCGGGTCTACGAGATAGCGGCGTCGATTGCAGAGAAAAGCCCCGCGGCGCTCGAACTGGCGAAGAAAGCCGTCCGTGCCAGTTCCCGAATGGATCTCGAAGCCGGCATCGAGTACGAAGCCGAACTGTTCGCACAGCTGTTCGCAACTGGCGACAAGGACGAGGGGATCGACGCGTTCCTCGAAGACAGAGAGCCGGAGTGGGCCAGCGAGTGA
- a CDS encoding 3-hydroxybutyryl-CoA dehydrogenase (converts (S)-3-hydroxybutanoyl-CoA to 3-acetoacetyl-CoA) gives MHVAILGAGTMGHGIAQVSAMASHDVFLRDIEADIVDDGLAAIESNLEEGIAREKVSEPTAEAALDRLTGTTSLEEAVTGADLVVEAVPEDMDIKHETLTEVESHVDPATLIASNTSSLSLTEIASVLDYPERAIGLHFFNPVHIMALVEIVVAEQTSAETVSRAREFVNGIDKTPVEVADAPGFASSRLGVSLGVEAMRMVQEGVATPRDIDTAMELGYNHPMGPIELGDVVGLDVRLDILEYLRAELGERFRPPQILKRKVRAGKLGKKSGEGFYVWEDGDVVGTSGDWGDA, from the coding sequence ATGCACGTAGCTATTCTAGGCGCCGGTACCATGGGCCACGGTATCGCTCAAGTGTCGGCAATGGCTAGTCACGACGTCTTTCTCCGCGATATCGAGGCAGATATCGTTGATGACGGCCTGGCCGCCATCGAGTCGAATCTCGAAGAGGGTATCGCCCGGGAGAAAGTGTCAGAGCCGACGGCCGAAGCAGCACTGGACCGTCTCACGGGGACAACATCGCTCGAGGAGGCTGTGACCGGCGCAGACCTCGTCGTGGAAGCAGTCCCCGAAGACATGGATATCAAACACGAGACGCTCACCGAGGTCGAATCCCACGTCGACCCGGCGACGCTTATCGCGTCAAACACCTCCTCGCTGTCACTGACTGAGATAGCGAGTGTCCTCGACTATCCGGAACGAGCTATCGGCCTCCACTTCTTCAATCCTGTACATATCATGGCACTCGTCGAGATCGTCGTCGCGGAACAGACGAGCGCCGAGACCGTTTCGCGTGCCCGGGAGTTCGTGAACGGGATCGACAAGACACCGGTGGAGGTGGCTGACGCACCGGGCTTTGCCTCCTCTCGGCTTGGTGTCTCTCTGGGCGTCGAAGCGATGCGGATGGTGCAGGAGGGCGTTGCAACACCGCGGGACATCGACACCGCGATGGAACTCGGCTACAATCACCCGATGGGACCGATCGAACTCGGCGATGTCGTCGGTCTCGACGTCCGACTCGACATCCTCGAATACCTGCGTGCGGAACTCGGCGAACGGTTCCGCCCGCCACAGATCCTGAAACGGAAGGTCCGGGCCGGAAAACTCGGCAAGAAATCCGGCGAGGGGTTCTACGTCTGGGAGGACGGTGACGTCGTCGGTACCAGCGGCGACTGGGGGGACGCATGA
- a CDS encoding acetyl-CoA acetyltransferase translates to MTGSDSQAVVVDAVRTPQVPKDGALAGTHPEDLVTTVLAALVDRTGVPAVEWDDFRLGCANQEGEQGRNLARQSILAGGFPETVPGATTTRLCGSSLTTLVDAARAIEAGDGAVYPVAGVEHMSTVPFSDWLHPAIERRYDPDRLPMGQTAETIARNHDISRKSQDEFALRSHERAIAAMNGGRFDAETVPVHTDETAIEADKTPRADTSVEQLSELPTVFRDDEAATVTPGNASPLTDGAAGMLVTSAAYADQHDLDVLARVETRAVAGVDPLVMGRGPIPATHAALDDADLTIDDIDLVELNEAFAAQSLHCKRELGIPTERLNVNGGAIALGHPLGCSGARITTTLLHEMQRQDATHGLATMCVGFGQGVAVVFERP, encoded by the coding sequence ATGACTGGTTCCGACTCGCAAGCCGTCGTTGTCGATGCTGTACGAACGCCACAGGTGCCGAAGGATGGCGCGCTGGCCGGGACACACCCCGAAGACCTCGTCACCACCGTGCTTGCTGCACTCGTCGACCGGACCGGTGTTCCGGCTGTCGAGTGGGACGACTTCCGACTCGGGTGTGCAAATCAGGAGGGAGAGCAGGGACGAAACCTCGCCCGGCAGTCGATACTCGCCGGCGGGTTTCCGGAAACAGTGCCCGGAGCGACAACGACCCGCCTGTGTGGCTCGTCACTGACAACGCTCGTCGACGCCGCTCGTGCCATCGAGGCGGGCGACGGTGCGGTGTATCCAGTCGCCGGCGTGGAACACATGAGCACCGTCCCCTTCTCTGACTGGCTGCATCCCGCTATCGAGCGGCGGTACGACCCCGACAGGCTGCCGATGGGACAGACGGCCGAAACCATCGCACGAAACCACGATATCAGCCGAAAATCTCAGGACGAGTTTGCGCTGCGGTCACACGAGCGGGCGATCGCTGCGATGAACGGCGGCCGATTCGATGCAGAGACCGTGCCCGTCCACACCGACGAGACAGCGATAGAGGCCGACAAGACACCACGGGCAGACACGTCAGTCGAGCAGTTGAGCGAACTCCCGACTGTGTTTCGCGACGACGAGGCGGCGACGGTTACGCCGGGGAACGCGTCACCGCTGACCGACGGGGCCGCTGGGATGCTCGTCACCTCGGCAGCGTACGCAGACCAGCACGATCTCGATGTCCTCGCCCGGGTCGAGACGCGGGCCGTCGCCGGTGTCGACCCGCTAGTCATGGGACGGGGGCCGATTCCGGCGACCCATGCTGCACTGGACGACGCCGACCTGACAATCGACGATATCGACCTTGTGGAACTCAACGAGGCGTTTGCAGCCCAGAGCCTCCACTGCAAACGCGAACTGGGGATTCCGACCGAACGGCTCAACGTCAACGGCGGGGCTATCGCGTTAGGGCATCCGCTTGGCTGTTCGGGGGCACGAATCACGACGACGTTACTGCATGAGATGCAACGGCAAGACGCGACGCACGGACTGGCGACGATGTGTGTCGGGTTTGGTCAGGGTGTCGCGGTTGTGTTCGAGCGTCCCTGA
- a CDS encoding ACP synthase translates to MTVSGLAAIGAYAPRLRIDAAEFEAAWGRFDAAGIDEKAVPDADEDAVTMGVEAARRALTAADASGTDVAHLAFATTTPPMAEEDLAARLCSILTVPDSAKTQTMTGSTHAGAQALDATMDGGPFGDGIGLVIISDCPQGDPDSEVEHAAGAGSVALVVDEDGPGSVIERASHTAAYPGTRFRTGGDDRTTGLGVTQYDRDAFTTTLSSAAERLDVSMETVDAAAVQSPDGKLPYRATGALGVDAETIAAADTVSTLGDTGAASAFLGAATAFADDAERVLIAAYGSGASATLFAVAGPVPVETALDGTASLSYAEYLRRRGEITRDEPKGGGAYVSVPSWQRTIPQRHRLVAGRCSACGALNFPPTGACTDCHERTGDFEAVELPGTGTVEAVTTIEQGGAPPEFVAQQSKSGQFDSAIVALDSPSGAQTVSVPAQVLQAGAEVTIGTPVVLTTRRIYTQEGVIRYGFKAQVASQRR, encoded by the coding sequence ATGACTGTCTCAGGGCTCGCGGCCATCGGCGCGTACGCACCTCGGCTACGGATCGACGCCGCGGAGTTCGAAGCCGCCTGGGGCCGATTCGATGCAGCGGGGATCGACGAGAAGGCGGTTCCCGACGCCGACGAGGATGCGGTCACGATGGGTGTCGAAGCAGCCCGCCGTGCGCTCACTGCCGCCGACGCGTCCGGCACGGACGTCGCGCACTTGGCCTTCGCGACAACGACACCGCCGATGGCGGAAGAGGACCTCGCGGCGCGACTCTGCAGTATTCTCACCGTCCCAGACAGCGCAAAGACGCAGACCATGACCGGCTCCACGCACGCCGGTGCGCAGGCGCTGGACGCAACCATGGACGGCGGGCCGTTCGGGGACGGTATCGGCCTCGTCATCATCAGCGACTGTCCGCAGGGCGACCCTGACAGCGAGGTCGAACACGCCGCCGGTGCCGGCAGTGTTGCGCTCGTTGTTGACGAGGACGGTCCCGGAAGCGTCATTGAGCGAGCGTCACATACGGCGGCTTATCCCGGAACGCGCTTCAGAACGGGCGGCGACGACCGGACGACCGGTCTGGGCGTTACGCAGTACGACCGCGACGCGTTCACGACCACGCTTTCCAGTGCGGCAGAGAGACTGGACGTGTCGATGGAGACAGTTGATGCAGCAGCGGTCCAGTCTCCGGACGGCAAACTCCCCTATCGGGCGACTGGTGCGCTCGGGGTTGACGCAGAGACAATCGCCGCCGCGGACACAGTCAGTACGCTCGGGGACACCGGCGCGGCAAGTGCGTTTCTCGGGGCCGCAACAGCATTTGCGGACGACGCCGAGCGCGTGCTGATTGCCGCGTACGGAAGCGGCGCGAGCGCGACGCTGTTCGCCGTTGCTGGTCCCGTTCCGGTCGAAACTGCACTGGATGGGACTGCCTCCCTGTCCTACGCCGAGTACCTCCGGCGGCGCGGCGAGATTACACGCGACGAACCAAAGGGCGGCGGAGCCTACGTTAGCGTCCCGTCCTGGCAACGGACGATCCCACAACGCCACCGACTCGTCGCCGGCCGGTGTTCTGCGTGTGGTGCGTTGAACTTCCCGCCGACCGGGGCCTGTACGGACTGTCACGAGCGCACCGGTGATTTCGAGGCTGTCGAACTGCCCGGAACAGGGACAGTCGAGGCAGTAACGACCATCGAACAGGGCGGTGCCCCGCCGGAGTTCGTCGCTCAGCAGTCCAAGAGCGGCCAGTTCGATAGCGCTATCGTCGCGCTCGACAGCCCGTCGGGTGCACAGACCGTGAGTGTCCCTGCACAGGTGCTTCAGGCGGGGGCGGAAGTCACAATCGGCACCCCTGTCGTGCTGACGACGCGGCGCATCTACACCCAGGAAGGCGTCATCAGATACGGCTTCAAGGCACAGGTCGCCAGTCAGCGCCGATAG
- a CDS encoding 3-ketoacyl-CoA thiolase, with amino-acid sequence MRDAYLIGAGQTPFGSMPEESYRSLFDHAVSEAIDSVDHGIDTDAIDEAVVGSLGVGGRQLGLSGPAATEHAGLHGVPSVRVENACAASGYAVRQAIQAVKSGMADVALAGGVEVMTDMSSDVTKYWLGVSGETEWERLTGTTFSGVYAQMASAYLREYGASEEHLSMVAVKNHRNGAKNPKAHLGFECSLEDAVDAPVVADPLNLYHCCPTSDGAAVALVASEDVVEQYTDKPVRVAGVGAASDRVGLFQRDSYTGISASKKAADTAYNRAGVSPADLDFAEVHDCFTIAELLAYEDLGFCDRGEAPQLLDAGTTDADGAIPVNLSGGLKSKGHPIGATGAGQVVEAFKQLTGSAADRQLAAPKYGLTHNVGGSGGSAVVHILEREAAR; translated from the coding sequence ATGCGGGACGCGTATCTCATCGGCGCAGGGCAAACGCCGTTTGGCTCGATGCCCGAAGAGAGCTACAGATCACTGTTCGACCACGCAGTCAGCGAAGCCATCGACAGTGTCGACCACGGTATCGACACGGATGCAATAGACGAAGCGGTCGTCGGCTCACTCGGCGTGGGCGGTCGACAACTCGGTCTCTCTGGCCCGGCAGCAACCGAACACGCTGGGCTGCACGGCGTCCCCAGCGTACGCGTTGAAAACGCCTGTGCCGCGTCGGGCTATGCCGTCCGACAGGCAATTCAGGCGGTCAAAAGTGGGATGGCCGACGTGGCGCTGGCTGGCGGCGTCGAAGTCATGACGGATATGAGTAGCGACGTGACGAAGTACTGGCTCGGCGTTTCCGGCGAAACAGAGTGGGAACGGCTGACCGGGACGACGTTCTCCGGCGTCTACGCACAGATGGCAAGCGCGTATCTACGAGAGTACGGGGCCAGCGAGGAACACCTTTCAATGGTGGCAGTCAAGAATCACCGGAACGGCGCGAAGAACCCGAAGGCCCACCTTGGCTTCGAGTGTTCCCTCGAAGACGCCGTCGACGCCCCGGTTGTTGCAGACCCGCTGAACCTCTATCACTGCTGTCCGACCTCTGACGGCGCAGCGGTCGCGCTCGTCGCCAGTGAGGATGTCGTCGAGCAGTACACTGACAAGCCGGTCCGGGTCGCTGGAGTCGGGGCGGCCAGCGACCGGGTCGGTCTCTTCCAGCGAGACAGCTACACCGGCATTTCCGCGTCGAAGAAGGCCGCGGACACAGCATACAACCGTGCCGGAGTCAGCCCTGCGGACCTCGATTTCGCGGAGGTCCACGACTGCTTTACAATCGCAGAACTGCTTGCATACGAGGACCTCGGGTTCTGTGACCGTGGCGAGGCACCGCAGTTGCTCGACGCGGGAACGACCGACGCTGACGGAGCGATACCGGTCAATCTCTCCGGCGGTCTGAAATCGAAGGGCCACCCTATCGGCGCAACCGGTGCCGGACAGGTCGTCGAGGCGTTCAAACAGCTCACCGGCAGCGCCGCAGACCGGCAGCTAGCTGCCCCGAAGTACGGGCTGACTCATAACGTGGGTGGAAGCGGGGGCAGCGCAGTTGTCCATATCCTCGAACGGGAGGCTGCACGATGA